A single window of Callithrix jacchus isolate 240 chromosome 6, calJac240_pri, whole genome shotgun sequence DNA harbors:
- the ORC2 gene encoding origin recognition complex subunit 2 isoform X2 → MAKLASELAKTPKKSVSFSLKNDPEITMNVPQSSKGHSASDKVQLKNNDKSEFLSTAPRSLRKRLIVPRSHSDSESEYSASNSEDDEGVAQEYEEDTNAVIFSQKIQAQNRVVSAPVCKETPSKRMKRDKTSDLVEEYFEAHSSSKVLTSDRTLQKLKRAKLDQQTLRSLLSKVSPSFSAELKQLNQQYEKLFHKWMLQLHLGFNIVLYGLGSKRDLLERFRTTMLQDSIHVVINGFFPGISVKSVLNSITEEVLDHMGTFRSILDQLDWIVNKFKEDSSLELFLLIHNLDSQMLRGEKSQQIIGQLSSLHNIYLIASIDHLNAPLMWDHAKQSLFNWLWYETTTYSPYTEETSYENSLLVKQSGSLPLSSLTHVLRSLTPNARGIFRLLIKYQLDNQDNPSYIGLSFQDFYQQCREAFLVNSDLTLRAQLTEFRDHKLIRTKKGTDGVEYLLIPVDNGTLTDFLEKEEEEA, encoded by the exons cTTCAGAACTagcaaaaacaccaaaaaaaagtgtttcattcagtttgaagaatGATCCTGAGATAACAATGAACGTTCCTCAAAGTAGCAAGG GACATTCTGCTTCAGACAAGGTTCAGCTGAAG aaCAATGACAAAAGTGAATTTCTATCAACAGCACCTCGTAGTCTAAGAAAAAGATTAATAG TTCCAAGGTCTCATTCTGACAGTGAAAGCGAATATTCTGCTTCCAACTCAGAGGATGATGAAGGGGTTGCACAGGAATATGAAGAGGACACTAATGCAGTCATATTCAGCCAAAAGATTCAAGCTCAGAATAGAGTAGTTTCAGCTCCTGTTTGCAAAGAAACACCttctaaaagaatgaaaagagataAAACA AGTGACTTAGTAGAAGAATATTTTGAAGCTCACAGCAGTTCAAAAGTTTTAACCTCTGATAGAACACTGCAGAAGCTAAAGAGAGCTAAACTGGATCAG CAAACGTTGCGTAGCTTATTGAGCAaggtttctccttccttttctgccGAACTTAAACAACTAAATCAACAgtatgaaaaattatttcataaatggaTGCTGCAATTACA CCTTGGGTTCAACATTGTGCTTTATGGTTTGGGTTCTAAGAGAGATTTACTAGAAAGGTTTCGAACCACTATGCTGCAAGATTCCATTCACGTTGTCATCAATGGCTTCTTTCCTGGAATCAGTGTGAAATCA GTCCTGAATTCTATAACAGAAGAAGTCCTCGATCATATGGGTACTTTCCGCAGTATACTGGATCAGCTAGACTGGATagtaaacaaatttaaagaag atTCTTCTTTAGAACTCTTCCTTCTCATCCACAATTTGGATAGCCAGATGTTGAGAGGAGAGAAGAGCCAGCAAATCATTGGTCAGTTGTCATCTTTGCATAACATTTACCTTATAGCATCCATTGACCACCTCAATGCTCCTCTCA TGTGGGATCATGCAAAGCAGAGTCTTTTTAACTGGCTCTGGTATGAAACTACTACATATAGTCCTTATACTGAAGAAACCTCCTATGAGAACTCTCTTCTAGTGAAACAGTCTGGATCCCTGCCACTTAGCTCCCTGACTCATGTCTTACGAAGCCTTACCCCTAACGCAAG gggAATTTTCAGGCTACTAATAAAGTACCAGCTGGACAACCAGGATAACCCTTCTTACATTG GCCTTTCTTTTCAAGATTTTTACCAGCAGTGTCGGGAGGCATTCCTCGTCAATAGTGATCTGACACTCCGGGCCCAGTTAACAGAATTTAGGGACCACAAGCTTATAAGAACAAAGAAG GGAACTGATGGAGTAGAGTATTTATTAATTCCTGTTGATAATGGAACATTGACTGATTTcttggaaaaggaagaagaggaggcatGA